One window of Deltaproteobacteria bacterium genomic DNA carries:
- a CDS encoding GYD domain-containing protein: MPVYVLLMKYTDQGMKDIKNATARIEEGFKAWEAMGGKVLGYYVLMGEYDCMAIGEGPSDEAATAFALGISARGNVKTTTLKGFTKEEFAGILKKIP, encoded by the coding sequence ATGCCGGTATACGTACTCCTAATGAAATACACGGACCAGGGGATGAAAGACATCAAAAACGCAACCGCCCGGATAGAGGAGGGCTTCAAGGCGTGGGAGGCGATGGGGGGAAAGGTGCTGGGCTACTACGTTCTGATGGGAGAATATGACTGTATGGCCATCGGCGAGGGCCCCAGCGACGAGGCAGCGACTGCATTTGCCCTGGGAATCAGCGCGCGGGGAAACGTCAAAACCACCACCCTCAAAGGGTTCACGAAGGAGGAGTTCGCGGGGATCCTGAAAAAGATACCGTAG
- a CDS encoding efflux RND transporter periplasmic adaptor subunit, with translation MSLKTTLMKIVLPIGIVLAGFAGMKLMVLSRPSPEKEVRESPGVLVEVTSVRRETRPVVVTGTGTVAPRQEAAITPQVSGQVTYLSPGLVAGGLFREGDLLFKIEDTDYRLAIDRAKAALAAAEYELATVQGQARVARIEWERLKTDEKSEPNPLVLYEPQLKNARAGVDSAKAALLQAELNLARTSVYAPFTCIVRSEEIDLGQYVTVGKSAATVAGTDAAEIIVPLPLEEMQWLRVPGRGSKERGSPAKVTLTVGSRTLTWEGRVVRSLGEVDPRGRMARVVVSVADPYNLGKGRGTGRADLELGMFVDVEITGKELPGIFTVPRSALREGETVWTMDDEMKLHIVPVTVVRRERDTIVVRDSFSEGDRVVLTNISGAAEGMKLRLAGEEEAK, from the coding sequence ATGAGCCTGAAAACGACCTTGATGAAGATCGTCCTTCCAATCGGCATCGTCCTGGCGGGGTTCGCCGGGATGAAGCTCATGGTTCTCTCCCGCCCTTCTCCCGAAAAGGAGGTGAGGGAGTCCCCGGGCGTGCTGGTGGAGGTCACGAGCGTGAGAAGGGAGACCCGGCCGGTGGTGGTCACCGGAACGGGGACGGTGGCCCCCCGCCAGGAGGCGGCAATCACACCGCAGGTGAGCGGACAGGTCACGTATCTTTCCCCCGGACTCGTTGCCGGCGGTCTTTTCAGGGAGGGAGACCTGCTCTTCAAAATAGAGGATACCGATTACCGGCTCGCCATCGACAGGGCAAAGGCGGCCCTGGCCGCGGCAGAGTACGAACTGGCCACGGTTCAGGGGCAGGCCCGGGTTGCGCGCATCGAGTGGGAGCGCCTGAAGACCGATGAAAAAAGCGAGCCAAACCCCCTGGTCCTGTACGAGCCGCAGCTGAAAAACGCCCGTGCAGGCGTTGATTCCGCGAAAGCGGCTCTTCTCCAGGCGGAGCTCAACCTCGCCAGGACGTCCGTTTACGCGCCGTTTACCTGCATTGTCCGATCTGAGGAGATCGACCTGGGCCAGTACGTTACGGTGGGCAAGAGCGCCGCTACCGTTGCGGGCACCGATGCCGCAGAGATCATCGTACCCCTCCCCCTCGAGGAGATGCAGTGGCTCAGAGTCCCCGGCAGGGGCTCGAAGGAGAGAGGCTCTCCGGCGAAGGTAACGCTCACCGTTGGAAGCCGGACTCTCACCTGGGAGGGGAGGGTTGTCCGCTCGCTGGGGGAGGTGGATCCCCGGGGAAGGATGGCGCGTGTCGTGGTCTCCGTGGCCGATCCCTACAACCTGGGTAAGGGTCGCGGGACCGGCCGGGCCGACCTGGAACTGGGCATGTTCGTCGACGTGGAAATAACCGGGAAAGAGCTCCCGGGCATTTTCACGGTTCCCCGCTCCGCACTGCGGGAAGGGGAAACCGTCTGGACGATGGACGATGAGATGAAGCTGCACATCGTGCCCGTGACCGTGGTCAGGCGGGAGCGCGACACCATCGTTGTTCGTGACAGCTTCAGCGAGGGCGACCGCGTGGTTTTAACGAACATATCAGGGGCGGCGGAGGGGATGAAGCTCAGGCTGGCCGGGGAGGAAGAAGCGAAGTGA
- a CDS encoding TetR family transcriptional regulator, translated as MNEKRDTAGPFTGIGAGDRPEAVQRDTKTRILDAAERLFAGSGFHNTSLRAITNDAGVNIAAVNYHFGSKESLIEEVFKRRLLPINRIRREELEKIRDAAGRENRRPDARDVMHAFIAPVFRFRDTEPGAAAFISLVGRTMGEPDQRLREKLMDHFRPMFFLCYEILCEALPDVSREVLFWRLQFSIGAMSHTLHMLDQLKVFPEGVVPAFDAATMTDMVVSFVTAGVEVS; from the coding sequence ATGAATGAAAAGCGGGACACGGCGGGGCCTTTTACCGGAATCGGTGCGGGAGATCGGCCGGAGGCGGTCCAGCGGGACACGAAAACCCGGATCCTCGATGCGGCGGAAAGGCTCTTCGCGGGGAGTGGGTTTCACAACACATCCCTTCGGGCCATCACGAACGATGCCGGGGTCAACATAGCGGCGGTCAACTACCATTTCGGTTCAAAGGAATCCCTCATCGAGGAGGTGTTCAAGCGGCGGCTCCTCCCCATAAACCGGATCAGGCGGGAGGAACTCGAGAAGATAAGAGATGCGGCAGGGCGGGAAAACCGCAGGCCCGATGCCCGTGATGTCATGCACGCCTTCATCGCCCCCGTTTTCCGCTTCCGGGACACGGAACCGGGGGCGGCGGCGTTTATCTCGCTCGTCGGCCGGACGATGGGCGAGCCCGATCAGCGGTTGCGGGAAAAGCTGATGGATCACTTCCGCCCGATGTTTTTCCTCTGCTACGAGATCCTCTGCGAGGCCCTGCCGGATGTTTCGAGGGAAGTCCTCTTCTGGCGCCTCCAGTTTTCAATAGGCGCGATGAGCCACACGCTGCACATGTTGGACCAGCTCAAGGTCTTTCCCGAGGGGGTCGTGCCGGCTTTTGACGCTGCGACGATGACCGACATGGTCGTATCTTTCGTTACCGCGGGAGTGGAGGTGTCATGA
- a CDS encoding efflux transporter outer membrane subunit: MKRNGSLLSLLFIVSIVLTCCAVHRPQPIGPPENLPAGFLEHTDPPSEALPVGRWWETFEDPSLSALMEKSFDGNLDLVQSIAVLKQLQAVRRQAASFQYPSLDAEGQASRSGQPGIFGDDRGISYSLSLAAGYEVDLWGRIGSAADAATLEAAASREDVKSLYVTLSAELADLYYLAVEQRAQLDLTDGTIASFTETLDLVRSRYLQGLVPPLDVYQARQNLSFAKSSRPLFEANLAVTEHAIAVLTGSYPERGLAGTLAELPDTPAAFPAGIPSQVLSRRPDVRAAFLRVKASDAGVAEAIADRFPSINLLGSYGTSKTAFSAGDISGVFWNVFASVIQPVIDGGRRRAEVERTEARFEEDLARYQKTVLTSVQEVEDALIRNRMTEERIRYLEERVEATAGSLRLSKERYLLGLSDYLPILTAQASNFTAESQLLSARRQLISDRISLVRALGGEWMEEEMESRLKASHTGGREK, translated from the coding sequence ATGAAGCGGAACGGGTCACTGCTTTCCTTGCTTTTCATCGTCTCGATCGTCCTGACCTGCTGCGCCGTCCACCGGCCACAGCCGATCGGGCCCCCGGAGAACCTCCCGGCGGGCTTCCTCGAGCATACCGACCCCCCGTCCGAGGCGCTTCCCGTGGGCCGCTGGTGGGAGACCTTCGAAGATCCGAGCCTGAGCGCCCTCATGGAGAAATCCTTCGATGGCAACCTGGACCTGGTCCAATCAATTGCCGTACTCAAGCAGCTTCAGGCAGTCAGGCGCCAGGCAGCGTCGTTTCAGTATCCTTCCCTGGATGCGGAGGGGCAGGCCAGCCGCTCCGGGCAACCGGGCATATTCGGTGACGATAGGGGAATCAGCTACAGTCTCTCCCTTGCAGCGGGATACGAGGTAGACCTCTGGGGCAGGATAGGATCGGCGGCAGATGCGGCCACCCTCGAGGCGGCGGCATCCCGGGAAGATGTCAAATCCCTCTACGTTACCCTGTCGGCGGAGCTCGCCGACCTCTACTACCTGGCCGTCGAGCAGAGGGCCCAGCTCGACCTCACCGACGGGACCATCGCATCGTTCACCGAAACCCTCGATCTGGTGAGGAGCCGCTACCTTCAGGGGCTCGTACCGCCCCTTGATGTGTACCAGGCGCGCCAGAACCTCTCCTTCGCGAAGTCCAGCCGCCCCCTCTTCGAGGCGAACCTGGCCGTGACCGAGCACGCCATTGCCGTTCTGACGGGCAGCTACCCCGAGCGGGGCCTTGCGGGAACGCTGGCAGAGCTACCCGATACTCCCGCCGCCTTTCCGGCGGGGATTCCCTCACAGGTTCTCTCACGCAGGCCAGATGTGCGGGCTGCGTTCCTCCGCGTGAAAGCGAGCGATGCCGGGGTGGCCGAGGCCATCGCCGACCGTTTCCCCTCGATAAACTTGCTCGGCAGCTACGGCACCTCGAAAACCGCATTCAGCGCCGGGGATATATCGGGTGTTTTCTGGAACGTTTTTGCAAGCGTGATTCAACCGGTGATCGATGGGGGAAGGCGGAGGGCCGAGGTGGAGAGAACGGAGGCCCGGTTCGAGGAGGACCTGGCCCGGTATCAGAAGACCGTCCTCACCTCTGTCCAGGAAGTCGAAGACGCGCTGATCAGAAACCGCATGACGGAGGAGCGCATCAGGTATCTCGAGGAGCGCGTGGAGGCAACCGCCGGGTCCCTCAGGCTCTCCAAGGAGCGCTACCTGCTCGGGTTGTCCGATTACCTGCCCATCCTCACGGCCCAGGCCTCCAACTTCACGGCCGAAAGCCAGCTTCTTTCCGCACGGCGGCAGCTGATTTCCGACAGGATAAGCCTGGTCCGTGCCCTGGGGGGAGAGTGGATGGAAGAAGAAATGGAAAGCCGCCTGAAGGCGTCCCACACCGGAGGAAGGGAAAAATGA
- a CDS encoding CHAD domain-containing protein, with protein sequence MPRPQKFHVPDGYDEGFFFAHLSDHHSIKKGRHRYRRVVIYDTFDWRLFNRSLVLYESGRRLHLRNLYEDADICSVQIADPVVFIGDFPDSRLKELVEPVIKMRALIKLVEVSSRKAPYRIVNQHEKTVARVEHEEIFLSRDRNRPAIATFLWLKPVRGYLGYAREMGERLTQGGFTEKKGGDIYFSALEGADRKPGDYSTKLDVRLTPDMRPDQAAKIILRSLLHVMRVNEAHIAKDLDTEFLHDFRVAVRRTRSALRQLKSVFPPETVRRFRKDFAFVGKLSNQLRDLDVYLLSEGTYKAMLPDGLRGDIEPLFAYLREKRSRALREVTRSLETEKYRQILKGWDVFLREPPEAPPGAPHTGPYVIDVARKRIYKKYRRIVKDGNAILENTQDEMLHRLRIQCKELRYLLEFFSSLFPPKKTSGLIEQLKKLQDNLGDFNDFCVQEEYLLKVADELAVTDLPGKKTLVAIGSLVGTLDRKRQAAKGKFSKTFQAFASPENSATFRELFSEKKRKSAS encoded by the coding sequence ATGCCTAGACCGCAAAAATTCCATGTCCCGGACGGCTACGACGAAGGGTTCTTCTTCGCCCACCTGTCCGATCACCACTCGATCAAAAAGGGGCGACACAGGTACCGGCGTGTCGTGATTTACGACACATTCGACTGGCGCCTGTTCAACAGGTCGCTTGTCCTGTATGAGTCCGGCAGAAGGCTCCATCTGCGCAACCTGTACGAAGACGCGGACATATGCAGCGTGCAGATAGCCGATCCTGTTGTTTTTATTGGGGATTTCCCCGACAGCAGGTTGAAAGAGCTGGTCGAGCCGGTCATAAAAATGCGTGCGCTGATAAAGCTCGTGGAGGTGTCCTCGCGCAAAGCACCCTACCGGATCGTGAACCAGCACGAAAAAACGGTGGCCCGGGTGGAACACGAGGAAATCTTCCTGTCCCGGGACAGGAACAGGCCGGCGATTGCTACGTTTCTGTGGCTCAAACCGGTGAGAGGATACCTGGGCTATGCCCGGGAAATGGGAGAGCGGCTCACCCAGGGAGGATTCACGGAAAAAAAGGGGGGAGATATCTACTTTTCGGCTCTTGAGGGGGCTGACAGAAAACCGGGCGACTATTCAACGAAACTAGATGTTCGCCTCACACCCGATATGCGCCCCGACCAGGCAGCGAAGATCATCCTCCGCTCGTTGCTGCACGTCATGCGGGTAAACGAGGCCCATATCGCAAAGGACCTGGACACGGAATTTCTCCACGATTTTCGCGTGGCCGTGCGCCGCACCCGCTCCGCGTTGCGGCAGTTAAAAAGCGTGTTTCCCCCGGAGACAGTCCGTCGGTTCAGGAAGGATTTCGCCTTCGTGGGAAAACTTTCCAACCAGCTGCGCGATTTAGACGTCTACCTTTTAAGCGAGGGGACATACAAGGCCATGCTTCCCGACGGGCTTCGCGGCGACATCGAACCGCTCTTTGCCTACCTGCGGGAAAAGCGATCCCGGGCCTTGCGGGAAGTCACACGCAGCCTGGAGACGGAAAAGTACCGGCAGATCCTCAAGGGCTGGGACGTCTTTTTGCGTGAACCGCCGGAGGCCCCCCCCGGGGCACCCCATACCGGTCCTTACGTTATCGACGTGGCACGGAAACGGATCTACAAGAAATACCGGCGTATCGTAAAAGATGGGAATGCGATCCTGGAAAACACGCAGGACGAGATGCTGCACCGCCTGAGAATTCAGTGCAAGGAGCTGCGCTACCTCCTGGAGTTCTTCTCGAGTCTCTTTCCCCCGAAAAAAACCTCGGGCTTGATCGAGCAGCTGAAAAAGCTGCAGGACAACCTGGGCGATTTCAACGACTTCTGCGTCCAGGAGGAATATCTGTTGAAGGTCGCCGATGAGCTGGCGGTAACGGACCTGCCCGGGAAAAAAACGCTCGTGGCAATCGGCAGCCTGGTCGGTACCCTGGACAGAAAAAGACAGGCGGCAAAGGGGAAGTTTTCAAAAACATTTCAAGCATTTGCATCACCGGAAAACAGCGCGACGTTCAGGGAGCTTTTCTCCGAAAAAAAGAGGAAATCCGCATCGTGA
- a CDS encoding histidine phosphatase family protein: MKTIILVRHAKSSWKDPGLKDFDRPLNKRGKRDAPFMGEKLKEKKILPDLILSSPAKRARKTAVKVAKTIGYPRKRIEYRDIMYHSDARYLFEMVKNLDDSKDTVMLFGHNPGFNDFADLLLPENPVLNIPTTGVYCMRFDVKSWKKVREGTGESVFFDFPKRYLDESDTHG, from the coding sequence ATGAAAACCATTATTTTGGTGAGACACGCCAAGTCGAGCTGGAAGGATCCCGGGCTGAAGGATTTCGACAGGCCGTTGAACAAGAGGGGAAAGAGGGATGCGCCATTTATGGGGGAAAAACTGAAAGAGAAAAAGATTCTGCCCGACCTTATCCTTTCGAGCCCCGCGAAAAGAGCACGCAAGACGGCGGTAAAGGTTGCCAAAACCATCGGCTATCCCAGAAAGAGGATAGAGTACAGGGACATCATGTATCACTCGGATGCGCGGTATCTCTTCGAAATGGTGAAAAATCTTGATGATTCGAAGGATACGGTCATGCTCTTCGGGCACAACCCCGGGTTCAATGATTTTGCTGATTTGCTTCTTCCAGAAAATCCCGTTCTGAATATCCCCACAACCGGCGTGTACTGCATGCGGTTTGACGTTAAGAGCTGGAAGAAGGTGCGAGAAGGTACAGGCGAGTCTGTCTTCTTCGACTTTCCGAAGCGCTACCTGGACGAATCGGATACGCACGGATAG
- a CDS encoding cold shock domain-containing protein has product MVKGSVKWFNDSKGYGFIEQEDGPDVFVHFSALQMEGFKTLYEGDKVEFEITEGPKGPQATNVVKIS; this is encoded by the coding sequence ATGGTAAAAGGCAGTGTCAAGTGGTTCAATGATTCCAAGGGGTACGGTTTTATCGAGCAGGAGGACGGCCCGGATGTTTTTGTCCATTTCTCCGCACTCCAGATGGAGGGTTTCAAGACCCTGTACGAGGGAGACAAGGTGGAGTTTGAAATTACCGAAGGCCCGAAAGGACCTCAGGCCACCAATGTGGTGAAGATCAGCTGA
- a CDS encoding pirin family protein — protein MDKRPRSVREIIEPRYVTEGAGVRLRRSIAAGALNYLDPFLLFDHFGSRRPEDYLAGFPMHPHRGIETVTYVLAGVVHHRDSIGNEGSITAGDIQWMTSGRGIMHEEMPRPSGGNMDGFQLWVNLPAKLKMTEPRYQEIPSGRIPVFDRGDGTRVRVIAGSVDGIRGPVTEIAADPTYLDVMVSNGGTFTHAITRGHNAFAYVFEGEGTFGVTGGNGGRTISHTKLAVLGDGDTLTARAGERGVRFLLVSGKPLNEPVARYGPFVMNTKEEIEQALKELREGTFIKD, from the coding sequence ATGGATAAGCGGCCCAGATCGGTAAGGGAAATCATCGAGCCCCGCTACGTCACGGAGGGGGCCGGCGTCAGGCTCAGGCGGAGCATCGCCGCGGGGGCGCTGAATTACCTGGACCCCTTCCTGCTCTTTGACCACTTCGGATCCCGGCGGCCCGAGGATTATCTTGCCGGATTTCCCATGCACCCCCACCGGGGCATCGAAACGGTCACCTACGTGCTCGCCGGCGTCGTCCACCACAGGGACAGCATCGGAAATGAAGGGAGCATAACGGCGGGCGACATCCAGTGGATGACATCGGGACGGGGTATCATGCACGAGGAGATGCCCCGGCCATCAGGGGGCAACATGGACGGTTTCCAGCTCTGGGTCAACCTCCCTGCGAAACTGAAGATGACAGAGCCGCGGTACCAGGAGATCCCGTCGGGCCGGATTCCGGTATTCGACCGGGGCGACGGGACGCGGGTCCGCGTGATCGCCGGTTCGGTGGACGGCATCCGGGGCCCGGTAACGGAAATTGCCGCAGACCCCACCTACCTCGACGTGATGGTTTCCAACGGCGGCACCTTCACCCACGCCATCACCCGGGGGCACAACGCCTTCGCCTACGTGTTCGAAGGAGAGGGTACCTTCGGCGTTACGGGCGGTAACGGGGGCAGGACCATATCCCACACGAAACTCGCCGTTCTGGGAGATGGCGATACCCTCACCGCCAGGGCCGGGGAGAGGGGCGTGCGTTTTCTCCTGGTCTCGGGCAAACCCTTAAATGAGCCCGTCGCCCGGTACGGCCCCTTCGTGATGAACACGAAAGAGGAAATCGAGCAGGCCCTGAAGGAGCTGAGGGAAGGCACCTTTATCAAGGATTAA
- a CDS encoding MMPL family transporter, translated as MKAAIRWMAKNHVAANILMLVLIIGGMVKGFSIKQEVFPEVDLDRIQVSVAYPGAGPEEVEEGILRKIEESLTGVDGIEEITSSAAEGIGVVTAEIETGEDPDRVLQDVKSEVDRIVTFPEDAEKPVISKLVSRSEVISVVVYGDVSERVLREQAEGIRDDLLALPGITQVDLGGVRPYEISIEIPEENLRRYDLTLEEVARRVRRASLDLPGGTIKTEGSEILLRTKERRYFGPEYADIAVVTSTDGTEVTLADIARIEDGFRETDVFAMFDGGPAAMVKVFRVGDQKPIRISKIVKDYVQRKKPQMPTTVNIDVWFDTSEIYQSRINLLLKNAALGLTLVLIILGLFLEIRLAMWVMLGIPISFFGAMLLMPTMDVSINMLSLFAFILALGILVDDAIIVGENVFEHRQRGKAYLDAATEGTIEVGIPVIYAVLTTVVAFMPLIFVTGVMGKFIKVIPLVVIALLCMSLIESLFVLPAHLSGGRLNDRVKGGVLGAIERVRLWFGRFLEGFISRRYRPFLELCLRNRYTTVATGITALFLTLGVVRGGIIKFTFMPEVEGDLVIVSIKMPPGTPVNETAKVTGLVVDRGKVVVDEFDRGRQGNPSIMRNVFSIVGSTLVRHGPAGGETDSASNIAEVAMLLTESKERGVPAADVAGMWREAVGTVAGVDSITFTSSLFEVGSDIDIRAAHEDAGVLSAVAGRIKRNLAGYPGVGDIDDSLSRGKRELKINLRPEARMLGVTEEELGRQIRSAFYGAEALRLQRGRNEVKVMVRYPEEDRRKLWNLESMRVRTPEGGEIPLARAASVNEGWGFARINRTNRKRVVNITARVDPSQANAQEILIDLQESLFPTLARDYPGLSFDLVGEEKERKESLDSMKQGFTMALIGIFALLAVPFRSYSQPLLIMAAIPFGVVGAVVGHMIMGFSLSILSFFGIVALAGVVVNDSLLLIDRVNVNRKEGSDLVTALVDGGARRFRPILLTSLTTFFGLTPMILETSVQAQFLIPMAISLGFGILFATGITLLLVPSLYMILEDVRKLLGFGMNRVRRESETTR; from the coding sequence GTGAAGGCCGCTATCAGATGGATGGCGAAGAACCACGTCGCCGCAAACATCCTCATGCTCGTCCTCATAATCGGCGGCATGGTGAAGGGCTTCTCCATAAAGCAGGAGGTGTTCCCCGAGGTGGACCTGGACAGGATCCAGGTTTCCGTGGCCTACCCGGGCGCCGGTCCCGAGGAGGTTGAGGAGGGGATCCTGCGGAAGATCGAGGAGAGCCTGACCGGCGTCGACGGGATCGAGGAGATCACCTCGAGCGCCGCCGAAGGCATCGGCGTCGTAACTGCGGAGATCGAAACCGGCGAGGACCCGGACCGCGTGCTGCAGGATGTGAAGAGCGAGGTGGACCGGATCGTCACCTTCCCGGAAGATGCGGAGAAACCGGTCATCTCCAAGCTGGTGAGCCGCAGCGAGGTCATCTCCGTCGTGGTCTACGGGGACGTGTCGGAAAGGGTGCTCCGGGAACAGGCAGAGGGAATACGGGATGACCTCCTGGCCCTGCCGGGCATCACCCAGGTGGACCTTGGCGGGGTGCGTCCCTACGAGATATCGATCGAGATTCCCGAGGAGAACCTGCGGCGCTACGACCTGACCCTCGAGGAGGTGGCCCGGCGGGTCAGGCGGGCCTCCCTGGATCTGCCCGGCGGGACGATCAAGACCGAGGGGAGCGAAATTCTCCTCCGCACGAAGGAGCGGCGCTACTTCGGGCCTGAGTACGCCGACATCGCCGTGGTGACCAGCACGGACGGCACGGAGGTCACCCTCGCTGACATCGCCCGGATAGAGGATGGGTTCCGCGAGACGGACGTGTTCGCCATGTTCGATGGGGGTCCGGCGGCGATGGTGAAGGTCTTCAGGGTGGGGGACCAGAAACCGATCAGGATCTCGAAAATCGTGAAGGATTACGTCCAGCGGAAGAAGCCTCAAATGCCCACGACGGTAAACATCGACGTCTGGTTCGATACCTCGGAGATCTACCAGAGCCGGATAAACCTCCTTTTGAAGAACGCCGCCCTGGGGCTTACCCTTGTGCTCATCATCCTGGGCCTCTTCCTGGAAATACGGCTGGCCATGTGGGTCATGCTGGGCATACCGATCTCCTTTTTCGGGGCCATGCTGCTCATGCCCACGATGGACGTCTCCATCAACATGCTCTCCCTGTTTGCCTTCATCCTGGCCCTGGGGATACTCGTGGATGACGCCATCATCGTGGGGGAAAATGTCTTCGAGCACCGCCAGAGGGGAAAGGCCTATCTCGATGCGGCCACGGAAGGCACCATAGAGGTGGGGATCCCCGTCATTTACGCCGTTTTGACCACCGTGGTCGCCTTCATGCCCCTTATCTTCGTCACCGGCGTGATGGGCAAGTTCATCAAGGTGATCCCCCTTGTGGTCATTGCTCTCCTTTGCATGTCGCTCATCGAATCGCTCTTCGTGCTTCCCGCCCACCTCTCGGGGGGGAGGCTGAATGATCGTGTGAAGGGGGGGGTGCTGGGGGCCATAGAAAGGGTGCGCCTCTGGTTCGGAAGGTTTCTCGAAGGGTTCATTTCACGAAGGTACCGGCCCTTCCTGGAGCTCTGCCTGAGAAACCGCTACACCACCGTCGCCACGGGCATCACCGCGCTATTCCTCACTCTCGGGGTCGTCCGGGGGGGCATCATCAAGTTTACCTTCATGCCCGAGGTGGAGGGCGACCTGGTAATCGTGTCCATCAAGATGCCTCCCGGCACGCCGGTGAATGAGACGGCAAAGGTGACGGGATTAGTCGTTGACCGGGGGAAGGTGGTCGTCGACGAGTTCGACCGGGGCCGGCAGGGGAATCCTTCGATCATGCGTAACGTCTTCTCCATCGTGGGGAGCACCCTGGTGAGGCATGGCCCGGCGGGAGGGGAGACCGATTCTGCCTCCAATATCGCGGAGGTCGCCATGCTGCTGACCGAAAGCAAGGAGCGGGGTGTCCCCGCGGCGGACGTGGCGGGCATGTGGAGGGAGGCGGTGGGGACGGTTGCCGGCGTTGATTCGATCACCTTCACGTCCTCCCTCTTCGAGGTCGGCTCCGATATCGATATCCGCGCAGCCCACGAGGACGCGGGCGTCCTTTCTGCCGTTGCCGGGCGTATCAAGCGGAACCTCGCCGGGTACCCCGGCGTGGGAGACATAGACGACAGCCTGTCGCGGGGGAAGCGGGAGCTCAAGATCAACCTCCGGCCCGAGGCCCGGATGCTCGGGGTTACCGAGGAGGAGCTCGGCAGGCAGATCCGGTCGGCCTTTTACGGGGCAGAGGCGCTGCGCCTGCAGCGGGGGCGCAACGAGGTGAAGGTCATGGTTCGCTACCCCGAGGAGGACCGGAGGAAGCTGTGGAACCTGGAATCGATGCGGGTGCGCACACCTGAGGGCGGGGAGATCCCGCTCGCTCGCGCCGCAAGCGTCAACGAAGGGTGGGGATTTGCCCGCATCAACCGGACGAACCGGAAACGGGTCGTCAACATCACCGCACGGGTCGACCCATCCCAGGCAAATGCACAGGAGATCCTCATCGATTTGCAGGAGAGCCTCTTTCCTACGCTTGCCAGGGACTACCCGGGCCTGTCCTTTGACCTGGTGGGCGAGGAGAAGGAGCGGAAAGAGTCGCTGGACAGCATGAAGCAGGGTTTCACCATGGCCCTGATAGGAATCTTTGCGCTTCTGGCCGTGCCCTTTCGCAGCTACAGCCAGCCGCTCCTGATCATGGCCGCCATCCCCTTCGGCGTCGTCGGTGCCGTCGTGGGGCACATGATCATGGGATTCAGCCTGAGCATCCTGAGCTTTTTCGGCATCGTGGCGCTTGCCGGCGTCGTGGTCAACGACTCTCTCCTGCTCATCGACCGGGTCAACGTAAACCGGAAGGAGGGGTCTGACCTCGTCACGGCGCTCGTCGACGGGGGGGCACGCCGCTTCCGCCCGATTCTCCTCACGTCGCTTACCACCTTTTTCGGGCTCACGCCGATGATCCTGGAAACGAGTGTCCAGGCCCAGTTTCTGATCCCTATGGCTATCAGCCTGGGATTCGGGATCCTGTTCGCCACGGGCATCACCCTGCTCCTGGTCCCATCCCTCTACATGATCCTCGAGGATGTCCGAAAACTGCTGGGCTTCGGGATGAACAGGGTCCGCAGGGAGAGCGAAACCACCCGGTAA